One window of the Bremerella sp. JC817 genome contains the following:
- a CDS encoding glycosyltransferase has translation MKMKNRIALICEPLFMYHHVGVRNYIYSLARLLSTNSHVDFVSYYRSPTGALNWYRLTPQNPNQLWGNTSAEDLSFSGTPQKILTQFDATDHQSGAHGAATFYKSHIGPDLQVENYDLGIITTPWLVEFTHRLPMKQLVGIVYDMVPNTYVFAREEKPYDFAARHCQGFVYYRDHCDAILTISEQVASSFQETFRIPEGRVTGLPPLLPSSYHRIPVAENKRDAQVILASPFDLRKGLKVMPAILNQAKSKIEKLVIYGGVRCAPKDVYEFFEDLQVESVVWYPNASSAITHQLFRESKALLFPSFDEGLGLPILEAQAHGCRVMVRDKRPMCDLTGPGAEFLADDVAENGKILEAMIDEPFDHQSLQRWTVDAFSTVHVLKTLCAALGDHNPKINTSAAIQLAAA, from the coding sequence ATGAAAATGAAGAACCGAATTGCATTAATCTGCGAGCCGTTGTTCATGTATCACCACGTCGGTGTTCGCAATTATATCTATTCGTTGGCGCGGCTTCTTTCAACAAATTCCCATGTTGATTTCGTATCCTACTACCGTTCGCCAACAGGTGCCCTCAACTGGTATCGCCTGACGCCGCAAAATCCCAACCAACTATGGGGAAACACATCCGCCGAGGATCTATCCTTTTCAGGAACACCTCAGAAGATCCTAACTCAGTTCGATGCTACCGACCATCAAAGCGGTGCCCACGGTGCGGCCACGTTCTATAAGTCACACATTGGCCCAGACCTGCAGGTGGAGAACTACGACCTGGGAATTATCACGACACCATGGCTCGTCGAATTTACGCACCGCCTTCCCATGAAACAACTCGTCGGTATCGTCTACGACATGGTACCGAACACCTATGTTTTCGCCCGAGAAGAGAAGCCATACGACTTTGCCGCCCGTCATTGCCAGGGCTTTGTTTACTATCGCGATCACTGCGACGCGATCCTGACAATCAGCGAACAAGTCGCCTCTTCATTCCAAGAGACTTTTAGAATCCCAGAAGGACGTGTCACCGGCCTTCCGCCGCTGCTACCATCGTCTTATCACCGGATACCTGTCGCGGAAAATAAGCGTGATGCCCAAGTGATTCTGGCTTCGCCTTTCGATCTTCGAAAGGGATTGAAAGTCATGCCTGCGATCCTCAACCAAGCCAAATCCAAAATCGAAAAGCTCGTCATTTATGGCGGCGTTCGCTGCGCACCGAAAGATGTGTACGAGTTCTTTGAAGACCTGCAGGTTGAGTCCGTCGTCTGGTATCCGAACGCATCTTCGGCCATTACCCATCAACTGTTCCGGGAATCAAAGGCATTGCTCTTCCCTTCCTTTGACGAAGGACTAGGTCTGCCGATTCTCGAAGCCCAGGCACACGGTTGTCGGGTCATGGTTCGTGATAAGCGACCGATGTGCGATCTCACCGGCCCAGGCGCCGAATTCCTGGCGGACGATGTCGCTGAGAATGGCAAGATTCTGGAGGCAATGATCGATGAGCCATTTGATCACCAAAGCCTTCAGCGGTGGACCGTGGACGCATTCAGCACAGTTCACGTACTCAAGACTTTATGCGCTGCCCTGGGGGATCATAATCCCAAGATTAACACAAGTGCCGCGATTCAACTGGCTGCTGCCTAA
- a CDS encoding FkbM family methyltransferase yields MRTLRQLERSDSLSLEDFRELLQVVLRLAEKDVNREAYLGIRQINAAQDAIIKNMLTTIVNHQEFLLLDIGAHDGWFLDRIANFQKNLHVIAFEPNPAMTANLQARQSVFDDLTVIPKAVGDAPGQLSLRVYPQCDGLSSLLPFEEGYHYLGEWFDDKTFHLHDVEVIRIDDFLAETPATEVFPQVALKIDVQGFEDKVLAGADKLLQSGRVKTILIELVTEAKYEGSADLLELLNQLKGYGFVVYDINPFYREHKRIFQERPIGRLTELDCLLVHTDYLAQL; encoded by the coding sequence ATGCGAACCCTTCGCCAGTTAGAACGCTCAGACTCACTTTCGCTCGAAGATTTCCGAGAGCTCCTGCAGGTCGTTTTACGTCTGGCCGAGAAGGATGTGAACCGAGAGGCGTACTTGGGCATTCGCCAGATCAATGCTGCTCAAGACGCCATCATCAAAAATATGCTAACGACGATAGTCAACCATCAGGAGTTCCTGCTGTTGGACATCGGAGCGCATGATGGATGGTTCCTCGATCGAATCGCCAATTTCCAAAAGAACTTGCACGTTATCGCCTTCGAGCCCAATCCGGCAATGACCGCAAACCTTCAAGCCCGTCAAAGTGTATTTGACGACCTGACTGTAATTCCCAAAGCAGTAGGCGATGCACCTGGTCAATTGTCGCTTCGGGTCTATCCTCAATGCGATGGCCTCAGCTCGCTCTTGCCTTTTGAGGAAGGCTACCACTACCTCGGCGAGTGGTTCGACGACAAGACGTTCCATCTGCATGATGTGGAAGTCATCCGCATTGATGACTTTCTCGCAGAAACCCCTGCGACGGAAGTGTTTCCACAGGTCGCGTTGAAGATTGACGTCCAAGGATTCGAAGACAAGGTGCTTGCTGGTGCAGATAAGCTGCTTCAGAGTGGAAGAGTAAAGACGATCCTTATCGAACTTGTTACCGAAGCAAAGTACGAAGGGTCGGCAGACCTGTTGGAGTTGCTGAACCAACTTAAAGGCTACGGTTTTGTCGTTTACGACATCAATCCGTTCTATCGCGAGCACAAGCGAATCTTCCAAGAACGTCCAATTGGCCGGCTTACCGAGTTGGACTGCCTGCTAGTCCACACTGATTACTTGGCTCAGCTCTAG
- a CDS encoding glycosyltransferase family 2 protein: MAGRGSRFAKEGFKLPKPLIDVRGVPMIQLAMSNLRPNRPHRFVFLCLQDHLEQYPTEQILRSIDPNCEIVPVEGVTQGAACTVLLAKGLIDSDDSLMVVNSDQWVDLDVNAYLDALSESNADGLIMTMSADDPKWSFVRMNKEGAILEVAEKQVISNEATVGIYNFQHGRDFVAAAEEMIVRDLRVNNEFYLAPAYNIMIEQGKKIVPFNIGTVGNGMHGLGTPEDLKKFLKNDACEKALAAVTKPSRTAAA, from the coding sequence ATGGCGGGCCGAGGGAGCCGTTTTGCGAAAGAGGGTTTCAAGCTCCCGAAACCACTGATCGATGTACGCGGCGTCCCGATGATCCAGCTTGCAATGAGCAATCTTCGCCCGAATCGCCCGCATCGATTTGTGTTTCTCTGCCTGCAAGACCACTTGGAGCAATATCCGACCGAGCAGATCCTGCGAAGCATTGATCCCAATTGTGAAATCGTCCCTGTCGAAGGTGTCACCCAGGGGGCCGCTTGCACCGTCCTGCTCGCGAAGGGTCTGATTGACTCTGACGATTCCTTGATGGTCGTCAATAGTGATCAATGGGTTGATCTGGACGTGAACGCTTACCTTGATGCCTTATCCGAGTCTAATGCGGATGGGCTGATCATGACGATGAGCGCCGACGATCCCAAGTGGTCTTTTGTTCGCATGAACAAAGAAGGTGCAATTCTCGAAGTCGCCGAGAAACAAGTTATCTCGAATGAAGCTACCGTCGGGATCTACAACTTCCAACACGGTCGAGATTTCGTTGCCGCTGCGGAAGAGATGATCGTTCGCGACTTGCGAGTCAACAACGAGTTTTATCTGGCCCCGGCTTACAACATCATGATTGAGCAGGGAAAGAAAATCGTCCCGTTCAACATTGGTACCGTAGGCAATGGCATGCACGGACTTGGCACTCCTGAAGACTTGAAGAAGTTTCTTAAGAACGATGCCTGCGAAAAAGCCCTTGCTGCAGTAACCAAACCATCACGAACTGCCGCTGCATAA
- a CDS encoding HAD family phosphatase, protein MSIKAIVFDMDGVLIDAKEWHYDALNQALELFGFTIPRVDHETRYDGLPTKTKLGQLSECTTLPTALHGFINQMKQVYTLSLARELLRPDPQHVEMLSTLKANGYVLGVASNSVRTSVDLMMDLAGLSPFLDFTLSNDDVVSPKPAPEIYTTAMRLARVMPHECLVVEDNPFGWKAALGAGAHLLKVANVQEVSYENVIGAVNQANAEVPRSRAA, encoded by the coding sequence ATGTCTATTAAAGCAATCGTTTTCGACATGGACGGCGTTCTGATTGATGCTAAAGAATGGCATTACGACGCTTTGAATCAGGCACTCGAGTTGTTCGGTTTCACAATTCCCCGAGTGGACCACGAGACTCGTTACGATGGCCTCCCGACGAAGACCAAGCTAGGCCAGCTTTCTGAGTGCACGACGCTGCCGACTGCACTACATGGTTTCATTAATCAGATGAAGCAAGTGTATACGTTGAGTTTAGCCCGTGAATTGTTGCGACCTGATCCGCAGCATGTAGAAATGCTCAGCACACTGAAGGCGAATGGTTACGTCCTAGGTGTCGCTTCGAATTCTGTGCGAACGAGCGTCGATCTGATGATGGACCTGGCTGGTCTGTCTCCGTTTCTCGATTTCACGCTCAGCAACGATGACGTCGTTTCGCCAAAGCCAGCTCCCGAGATTTATACCACGGCCATGCGGCTTGCTCGGGTGATGCCTCATGAATGTCTGGTCGTCGAAGACAATCCATTTGGCTGGAAAGCCGCTTTGGGGGCTGGTGCTCATTTGCTGAAAGTGGCAAACGTCCAAGAGGTGAGTTACGAAAATGTCATCGGCGCTGTAAATCAGGCCAACGCCGAAGTGCCACGTTCCCGGGCCGCCTAA
- a CDS encoding extracellular solute-binding protein — protein MTFRISLLLFLSAWFVGCTGRSGSKDLPEIKTPPLSIAIVGDQAIAETIRRELAARSEDAITVDVVTTEVLFNEKRFTKDILIYPPAMMGDLIARDWIVPVPSATLNGDMVQMPDIAQGIAHSELRWGAKPYALPLGSPVLMLMARTDILKQFDLQVPQTWEEYASAVEKIHNSEFLKTNDVIAAATLEPLDEAYVPSLWLARSASYVKHGENLSTYFDFTSGKARIDTPGFTRAAKELAQIAATIPDEYNSLDPKASAEAFLSGKSVLALGWICKETIVADTVPDDIIFAPIPGSKQTYQISNGQWLSSPSGEVVSVPLLSTSGLVGSVSSSSGQTVKAADLLALLTSAEVLPLISPASSRTTLCRISSLPMSDAWMPGNLPGTALRQYAQVSMQQLQSPKHLSALRIPERDAYRQVVAEAIQKTIARPEDIDTIWKEAASEWDSLSEKQGMPTHIKSFRNSQSIGENAF, from the coding sequence ATGACGTTTCGCATCTCGCTGCTGCTATTCCTGTCTGCCTGGTTTGTGGGTTGTACCGGCCGTTCCGGCTCGAAGGACCTGCCAGAAATCAAGACGCCACCACTGTCGATTGCCATCGTCGGCGACCAAGCAATCGCCGAAACGATTCGCCGCGAACTGGCTGCCCGTAGCGAAGACGCCATCACAGTCGATGTCGTAACGACCGAAGTGCTGTTCAACGAAAAGCGATTCACGAAGGACATCTTGATTTACCCGCCAGCGATGATGGGCGACCTGATCGCACGCGACTGGATCGTTCCGGTTCCCAGTGCCACGTTGAATGGCGACATGGTGCAGATGCCCGATATTGCCCAGGGTATCGCCCACTCCGAACTTCGCTGGGGCGCCAAGCCCTACGCCCTTCCGCTCGGCAGCCCCGTCCTGATGCTGATGGCACGGACCGACATCTTGAAACAGTTCGACCTTCAAGTTCCACAAACCTGGGAAGAGTACGCCTCCGCAGTCGAGAAGATCCACAACAGCGAGTTTCTGAAGACGAACGACGTGATCGCCGCCGCCACGCTCGAGCCACTCGACGAAGCGTACGTGCCAAGTCTCTGGCTTGCCCGCAGTGCCTCGTACGTGAAGCATGGCGAGAACCTTTCGACCTACTTCGATTTCACCAGCGGCAAGGCCCGGATCGATACGCCTGGCTTCACTCGGGCCGCCAAAGAACTCGCCCAAATCGCGGCGACCATTCCAGACGAGTACAACTCGCTTGATCCGAAAGCCTCGGCCGAAGCCTTCCTTTCCGGCAAATCAGTGCTGGCCTTGGGTTGGATCTGCAAAGAAACGATCGTGGCTGATACCGTGCCGGACGACATCATCTTCGCTCCAATTCCCGGTTCGAAACAGACTTACCAAATCTCCAACGGCCAGTGGCTGTCTAGCCCAAGCGGTGAAGTCGTAAGCGTTCCGCTGCTTTCGACTTCAGGCCTGGTCGGCTCGGTATCCTCGTCCAGTGGACAGACAGTCAAAGCCGCAGACCTCTTGGCTTTGCTTACCAGCGCAGAGGTTTTGCCGTTGATTTCTCCTGCTTCTTCGCGAACCACTTTGTGCCGAATCTCCTCTTTACCAATGTCCGATGCGTGGATGCCGGGCAACCTGCCAGGGACAGCCCTACGGCAATACGCCCAGGTCTCGATGCAACAGCTTCAGTCGCCCAAGCACCTGTCGGCACTGCGAATCCCCGAGCGGGATGCCTATCGCCAGGTGGTCGCGGAAGCGATTCAGAAGACAATTGCCAGACCAGAAGATATCGACACCATTTGGAAAGAGGCGGCTTCCGAATGGGATTCGCTGTCCGAAAAACAGGGCATGCCAACGCACATTAAGTCGTTCCGCAACAGCCAGAGCATCGGCGAAAACGCCTTTTAA
- a CDS encoding SDR family NAD(P)-dependent oxidoreductase, whose translation MRMHEKVAVVTGGAQGIGAGCVKILAREGAHVAILDVNREAASSLIDEINSAGLGRAFFVPCDVTQREELREAIDESSRAWGRIDCLVNNAGYHPPATSLETSTPELLRETFAINFDSTFFACQFALPHLRSSRGTIINISSMTAVLGQKDSTAYAATKGAQLSFTKALALELGPEGIRVNAVLPSNVDTPMMHRWANTLDNPESALQQIAELQVLGRMASIEEIGRVVLFLASEDSSFITGQGIEVDGGASLDY comes from the coding sequence ATGCGAATGCACGAGAAGGTCGCGGTGGTCACCGGCGGCGCTCAGGGTATCGGGGCAGGCTGTGTTAAGATTCTGGCACGTGAAGGGGCTCATGTTGCCATTTTGGATGTGAATCGCGAAGCTGCCTCTTCTTTGATCGACGAGATCAACTCCGCCGGACTTGGTCGAGCGTTCTTTGTGCCGTGCGATGTGACCCAGCGTGAAGAACTTCGCGAGGCGATCGACGAATCGTCCCGGGCCTGGGGAAGGATCGATTGCCTGGTCAATAATGCGGGGTATCATCCACCGGCAACTTCGCTGGAAACATCGACGCCGGAACTGTTGCGAGAAACCTTCGCCATCAATTTCGACAGCACCTTCTTTGCCTGTCAGTTCGCCTTGCCTCACTTGCGTTCGTCGCGAGGAACGATCATCAACATCAGCTCGATGACGGCCGTTCTCGGGCAGAAAGATTCGACGGCCTACGCGGCGACGAAAGGGGCTCAACTTAGCTTCACGAAAGCCTTGGCCTTGGAACTGGGGCCTGAAGGAATTCGCGTTAACGCGGTTCTTCCCAGTAACGTCGATACCCCCATGATGCATCGCTGGGCGAACACGCTCGATAATCCGGAAAGTGCCTTGCAGCAAATCGCCGAACTGCAAGTGCTCGGGCGGATGGCTTCGATTGAAGAGATCGGCCGCGTCGTACTATTTCTGGCGAGCGAAGACTCCAGTTTCATCACCGGTCAGGGAATCGAAGTCGACGGCGGCGCGAGTCTCGATTACTAG
- a CDS encoding RNA methyltransferase yields the protein MDSDFEHLRHKPPTVLDKPRDLIVACCPMRSNVNVSRIVRAASCCAVSKVIVCGNVKIDPKIARDGAEKLPISKHRSLAPVLRDYKKEGYTLVGLEQTTNSHDIHHFEFVRKTILVIGNERLGITEDILSLLDATVEIPVYGMPYSYNAATATCMALYEFCRQFPGG from the coding sequence ATGGATTCCGATTTCGAACACCTTCGCCACAAGCCACCTACCGTGCTGGACAAGCCGCGCGACTTGATCGTCGCCTGCTGTCCGATGCGAAGCAACGTCAACGTTTCTCGAATTGTTCGAGCAGCATCGTGTTGCGCGGTCAGCAAGGTGATCGTATGCGGAAACGTGAAGATCGATCCGAAGATCGCCCGCGATGGCGCCGAGAAACTTCCGATCTCGAAACACCGTAGCCTCGCCCCTGTGCTCCGAGACTATAAAAAGGAAGGCTACACCCTGGTCGGTCTCGAGCAGACGACCAACTCGCACGACATTCACCACTTCGAGTTCGTCAGAAAAACGATCCTGGTGATCGGCAACGAACGCCTAGGTATCACCGAAGACATCTTGAGCCTGCTCGATGCGACCGTCGAGATTCCGGTTTATGGCATGCCTTACAGTTACAATGCCGCCACAGCGACCTGCATGGCGTTGTACGAGTTCTGCCGACAGTTTCCTGGCGGCTAG